A single Argentina anserina chromosome 7, drPotAnse1.1, whole genome shotgun sequence DNA region contains:
- the LOC126803288 gene encoding putative receptor-like protein kinase At3g47110 → MDLVLIKSGLVLKVLLCLCFLLSASSLASATNTTRLRGKETDRVALLAIKAQMKHTDSSVLSSWNESSHDFCQWDGVGCGRRHQRVTVLDLHSQQLAGSLSPHVGNLSFLKLLYLQNNSFTGEIPPHIGHLRRLQILRLGNNSFSGEIPANISSCYNLIKLDFGFNNLVGKIPSTLGSLSKLSIFGFYYNSLSGTIPPSFGNLSSLVGLFAIDNFLEGGIPSSIGKLRSLKDFVVGENTLSGAVPSFIFNISSLTTLDLMGNKFHGRLPSDMGNTVPNLEIIDASLNELITGAIPMSIYNASNLRQFIVYGNGLTGQVPALHKLYGLWEFVIGNNYLGSGKAGDLRFLSDLTNSTQLGTLDISGNNFGGMLPTTLWNFSKSLVQFSVMGNQIHGNIPNGIGNLVNMENLEMSYNEFNGSIPGDIGKLRSLGRLALNNNKLSGDIPSSLGNLTELLKLYLQENELQGIIPPSLGKCQKLLQLQLSQNNLSGLLTPQIWSLSSLAVGLNLSQNHLTGSLPMEIGNLKGLSSLDLSDNMLSGEIPTSIGKCQSLEVLNLQGNSFQGSITSSLEPLRGLQFLDLSRNNLSGKIPQYLEGFKLLNLNLSFNDFQGELPVGGVFKNATAISLVGNQKLCGGVAQLQLPKCTYTSKDSKKRRFKLVIFLVPGLVVVILVVLCYLYFLPLRKKLRKEPASSSLDKLLQVSYSALLKATDGFSSTNLVGAGSFGMVYKGVLEDVGTLVAVKVFNLLRQGASNSFIAECEALRNIRHRNLVKIITACSSTDFLGNDFKALVYEFMENGSLEEWLHQTTGTEQVTEAPKTLNFLQRLDMAIDVACALDYLHNHCETPIVHCDLKPSNVLLDKNFTGRVSDFGLARFLTVPTDNVSANQTESLGLRGSIGYAAPEYGMGSEVSTYGDVYSFGILLLEMFTAKRPTDDMFKDGLNLHSMCKMAHSEGVSNIADPILLQEIAATGINETPNQQNMRAGKLEEYLPLIFEIGIACSAESPRDRMSVSDAASKLRSISNTAIA, encoded by the exons ATGGACCTTGTCCTCATAAAATCAGGCCTAGTTTTAAAGGTGCTGTTATGTTTGTGTTTCTTGCTTTCAGCTTCTTCCCTAGCCAGTGCCACTAACACCACAAGGTTGAGAGGGAAAGAGACGGACCGAGTTGCACTTCTAGCCATCAAGGCTCAAATGAAGCACACCGATAGCTCGGTCCTGAGCTCCTGGAATGAATCCAGTCATGACTTCTGTCAGTGGGATGGAGTTGGTTGCGGTCGCCGGCATCAAAGGGTGACAGTGTTAGACCTACATTCGCAGCAGTTAGCAGGATCCTTATCCCCCCACGTAGGTAATCTAAGCTTCCTCAAGCTGCTATATTTACAAAACAATAGCTTCACAGGTGAAATCCCACCACATATTGGTCACTTGAGGAGGTTGCAGATTTTAAGACTAGGAAATAATTCCTTCAGTGGCGAAATCCCTGCCAATATATCCAGTTGCTATAACCTCATAAAACTAGATTTCGGGTTCAACAATCTGGTTGGGAAGATTCCTAGCACATTGGGGTCCTTGTCCAAGCTCAGCATATTTGGGTTTTACTATAATAGCCTATCAGGAACGATCCCACCTTCATTTGGCAACCTTTCATCCTTAGTTGGGCTTTTTGCAATTGACAATTTCTTGGAGGGAGGTATTCCTAGTTCCATAGGGAAACTTAGAAGCTTAAAAGACTTTGTTGTGGGGGAGAATACGTTGTCTGGTGCTGTTCCTTCTTTCATCTTCAACATCTCATCTCTCACCACATTGGACTTGATGGGAAACAAATTCCATGGCAGGCTTCCCTCAGATATGGGAAACACTGTTCCTAATCTCGAAATCATAGATGCTTCTTTAAACGAGTTGATCACAGGAGCCATTCCCATGTCCATATACAATGCCTCAAATCTTAGACAATTTATTGTTTATGGAAACGGATTAACTGGACAAGTACCTGCTTTGCATAAGCTATATGGCCTCTGGGAGTTTGTCATTGGCAATAATTATCTCGGAAGTGGGAAAGCAGGTGACTTGAGATTTCTGTCGGATTTGACCAACTCCACACAATTGGGAACTCTTGATATATCCGGCAATAATTTTGGAGGGATGCTGCCCACAACTCTATGGAACTTCTCAAAAAGTCTGGTTCAATTTTCTGTCATGGGCAATCAGATACATGGAAACATCCCAAATGGGATAGGAAATCTTGTCAACATGGAGAATCTGGAAATGAGCTACAATGAATTCAACGGAAGCATTCCTGGCGATATTGGGAAGCTTCGGAGTTTAGGGAGATTGGCTCTTAACAACAACAAACTATCAGGTGATATCCCTTCCTCCCTTGGGAACTTAACAGAGTTACTCAAACTTTACTTGCAAGAAAATGAACTTCAAGGTATCATACCTCCAAGTTTGGGCAAATGCCAGAAGCTGCTTCAGTTGCAACTTTCTCAAAACAATCTCAGTGGTTTATTAACTCCACAAATTTGGAGTCTCTCATCATTAGCAGTGGGTTTGAACTTGTCTCAAAACCACTTGACTGGTTCTCTGCCCATGGAAATCGGAAATCTGAAGGGTCTGAGTTCTTTGGACCTTTCTGATAACATGTTATCCGGGGAAATTCCAACTAGTATTGGCAAGTGTCAAAGTTTGGAAGTCCTCAACTTGCAAGGCAACTCCTTCCAAGGCTCAATTACTTCGTCTTTAGAACCACTGAGAGGGCTTCAATTCTTGGATCTCTCTCGAAACAACCTTTCAGGCAAGATTCCACAATACTTGGAGGGGTTTAAATTGCTAAACTTGAACCTCTCCTTTAATGACTTCCAGGGTGAGCTGCCAGTTGGAGGGGTCTTCAAAAATGCCACTGCAATTTCCCTTGTTGGAAACCAAAAGCTCTGTGGCGGTGTTGCTCAACTCCAGCTACCCAAATGCACCTACACTTCGAAAGATTCTAAGAAAAGGAGGTTCAAGCTGGTAATCTTTTTAGTCCCTGGACTTGTGGTGGTAATCTTGGTGGTGCTCTGTTATCTATATTTTCTTCCATTAAGAAAGAAGCTAAGGAAAGAGCCTGCATCAAGCAGTTTGGATAAACTGTTGCAAGTGTCATATAGTGCTCTTCTAAAAGCTACTGATGGATTCTCTTCTACTAATCTGGTTGGTGCTGGTAGTTTTGGGATGGTCTACAAAGGTGTCCTGGAAGATGTTGGAACTCTAGTTGCTGTCAAAGTATTTAACCTCTTACGCCAGGGTGCTTCTAATAGCTTCATAGCCGAGTGTGAGGCATTGAGGAATATCAGACATCGAAACCTTGTCAAGATTATAACGGCTTGCTCAAGTACTGATTTTCTCGGTAATGATTTCAAGGCTTTGGTTTATGAGTTCATGGAGAATGGGAGCTTAGAAGAGTGGCTGCATCAAACAACTGGAACTGAACAAGTGACAGAAGCACCCAAAACTCTGAACTTTCTTCAGAGGCTAGACATGGCAATTGATGTTGCTTGTGCACTGGATTATCTTCATAATCATTGTGAAACACCAATAGTCCATTGTGATCTCAAGCCAAGCAATGTCCTTTTAGATAAGAATTTCACTGGACGTGTTTCTGATTTCGGACTAGCAAGGTTCCTCACGGTGCCTACAGATAACGTTTCTGCAAACCAAACAGAGTCCCTCGGACTAAGAGGGTCCATTGGCTATGCTGCACCAG AGTATGGAATGGGAAGTGAAGTATCAACATACGGGGATGTGTATAGCTTCGGCATCCTCTTGCTAGAGATGTTCACGGCAAAGAGACCGACTGATGACATGTTTAAGGACGGATTGAACCTTCATAGTATGTGTAAGATGGCTCACTCTGAGGGGGTTTCAAATATTGCAGATCCAATACTTCTTCAAGAGATTGCTGCTACAGGCATCAACGAAACTCCCAATCAGCAGAACATGAGAGCTGGAAAACTTGAAGAGTACTTGCCTCTCATCTTTGAAATCGGAATTGCTTGTTCTGCTGAGTCACCAAGGGACCGGATGAGTGTTAGTGATGCTGCATCCAAATTGCGTTCCATCAGCAACACTGCTATTGCTTAA